In Streptomyces seoulensis, the following are encoded in one genomic region:
- a CDS encoding ABC transporter ATP-binding protein, producing MFTSAAQDAPGAVPGRGTVARARGLTKAYGTGETAVVALDSVDVDIARGRFTAVMGPSGSGKSTLMHCLAGLDTVSAGQVWLGDTEITGLKDGELTRLRRDRIGFVFQSFNLIPTLTAAENITLPMDIAGRKPEPGWVDQVIDSLGLRDRLGHRPAQLSGGQQQRVACARALASRPELIFADEPTGNLDSRSGLEVLGFLRSAVDDLGQSVVMVTHDPGAAAHSDLVLFLGDGRIVDRMERPTADTVLERMKAFDVVRGRLGDDAVARED from the coding sequence TTGTTCACATCTGCTGCTCAGGACGCGCCGGGTGCGGTGCCGGGCCGGGGGACGGTGGCGCGGGCCCGGGGGCTGACCAAGGCGTACGGGACCGGGGAGACGGCCGTGGTCGCGCTGGACTCGGTGGACGTGGACATCGCGCGCGGGCGGTTCACCGCCGTGATGGGACCCTCCGGGTCGGGCAAGTCGACGCTGATGCACTGCCTGGCCGGGCTGGACACGGTCTCGGCCGGGCAGGTGTGGCTCGGGGACACCGAGATCACGGGGCTGAAGGACGGCGAGCTGACCAGGCTGCGCCGGGACCGGATCGGGTTCGTCTTCCAGTCGTTCAATCTGATCCCCACCCTGACGGCGGCGGAGAACATCACCCTGCCGATGGACATCGCGGGCCGTAAGCCCGAGCCCGGCTGGGTGGACCAGGTGATCGACAGTCTGGGGCTGCGGGACCGGCTCGGGCACCGTCCGGCCCAGTTGTCCGGCGGCCAGCAGCAGCGCGTGGCGTGTGCGCGGGCGCTGGCCTCGCGGCCGGAGCTGATCTTCGCGGACGAGCCCACCGGCAACCTGGACTCCCGCTCGGGTCTGGAGGTGCTGGGCTTCCTGCGCAGCGCGGTGGACGACCTCGGGCAGAGCGTGGTCATGGTGACGCACGATCCCGGCGCGGCCGCCCACTCCGACCTGGTGCTCTTCCTGGGCGACGGCCGGATCGTGGACCGGATGGAGCGGCCCACGGCGGACACCGTACTGGAGCGGATGAAGGCGTTCGACGTGGTGCGGGGCCGGCTCGGGGACGACGCCGTGGCGCGGGAGGACTGA
- a CDS encoding adenosylmethionine--8-amino-7-oxononanoate transaminase, which yields MPDPGTAELLELDRRHVWHPYGPMPGRSEPLVVESASGVRLRLADGAELVDGMSSWWSAIHGYRHPVLDEAAREQLGRMSHVMFGGLTHEPAVRLAKLLVDMSPEGLEHVFLADSGSVSVEVAVKMCLQYWRSLGRPGKRRLLTWRGGYHGDTWHPMSVCDPEGGMHGLWSGALPRQVFVDAPPAAYEEAYAEHLRSMIERHADELAAVIVEPVVQGAGGMRFHSPAYLRVLREACDAHDVLLVFDEIATGFGRTGALFAAEHAAVSPDVMCVGKALTGGYLTLAATLCTARVADGISRGEVPVLAHGPTFMGNPLAAHVACASLGLLLGQDWRGEVKRIEAGLREGLAGASELPGVRDVRVLGAIGVVQLDHEVDMAAATRAAVREGVWLRPFRDLVYTMPPYVTDDADVARIARAVCGAAREG from the coding sequence ATGCCTGACCCGGGTACGGCCGAGCTGCTGGAGCTGGACCGGCGGCATGTGTGGCATCCGTACGGTCCGATGCCGGGCCGGAGCGAACCGCTCGTCGTGGAGTCGGCGAGCGGGGTCCGGCTGCGGCTGGCGGACGGCGCGGAGCTGGTGGACGGGATGTCGTCCTGGTGGTCGGCGATCCACGGGTACCGGCACCCGGTGCTCGACGAGGCCGCGCGCGAGCAGTTGGGGCGGATGAGCCATGTGATGTTCGGCGGGCTCACGCACGAGCCCGCCGTACGGCTGGCGAAGCTCCTTGTCGACATGTCGCCCGAGGGTCTTGAGCACGTCTTCCTCGCGGACTCCGGGTCGGTGTCCGTCGAGGTGGCCGTCAAGATGTGCCTCCAGTACTGGCGTTCGCTCGGCCGTCCCGGCAAGCGGCGCCTGCTGACCTGGCGCGGCGGCTACCACGGCGACACCTGGCACCCCATGTCGGTCTGCGACCCGGAGGGCGGCATGCACGGGCTGTGGTCCGGCGCGCTGCCCCGCCAGGTCTTCGTGGACGCGCCGCCAGCCGCCTACGAGGAGGCGTACGCGGAGCATCTGCGGTCCATGATCGAGCGGCACGCGGACGAACTGGCCGCGGTGATCGTGGAGCCGGTGGTGCAGGGCGCGGGCGGGATGCGGTTCCACTCCCCCGCGTATCTGCGGGTGCTCCGGGAGGCGTGCGACGCGCACGACGTGCTGCTGGTGTTCGACGAGATCGCCACCGGCTTCGGGCGCACCGGCGCGCTGTTCGCGGCGGAGCACGCCGCCGTCTCGCCCGATGTGATGTGCGTGGGCAAGGCGCTGACCGGCGGTTACCTCACGCTGGCGGCGACCTTGTGCACCGCGCGGGTGGCCGACGGGATCTCGCGCGGCGAGGTGCCGGTGCTCGCGCACGGGCCGACCTTCATGGGCAACCCGCTGGCCGCGCACGTGGCGTGTGCCTCCCTCGGACTGCTGCTCGGGCAGGACTGGCGGGGCGAGGTCAAGCGGATCGAGGCCGGCCTGCGGGAGGGTCTCGCCGGGGCCTCGGAGCTGCCCGGCGTGCGGGACGTGCGCGTGCTGGGCGCCATCGGGGTGGTCCAGCTCGATCACGAGGTGGACATGGCGGCCGCGACGCGGGCCGCCGTGCGGGAGGGCGTGTGGCTGCGCCCCTTCCGTGATCTGGTCTACACGATGCCGCCGTACGTCACGGACGACGCGGACGTGGCACGGATCGCGCGCGCGGTGTGCGGCGCGGCGCGGGAGGGATGA
- the bioD gene encoding dethiobiotin synthase, with protein sequence MPVLVITGTGTEIGKTMVTAAVAASALAAGRSVAVLKPAQTGVRPNERGDADEVGRLAGPVTARELARYPDPLAPATAARRSGLPPVHPQDVAEAAAKLATDHDLVLVEGAGGLLVRFDPAGGTLADAAALLNAPVLLVAPAGLGTLNATELTARELKRRALELTGVVIGSWPPSPDLATRCNVTDLPEVAGAPLLGALPQGTGTLPPADFRTQAPSWLSPRLWGTWDADGFRAREGVG encoded by the coding sequence ATGCCGGTACTGGTGATCACGGGCACGGGCACGGAGATCGGCAAGACGATGGTGACGGCCGCCGTGGCGGCCTCCGCCCTCGCGGCCGGCCGCTCGGTGGCCGTCCTGAAGCCCGCGCAGACGGGCGTACGTCCGAACGAGCGCGGTGACGCCGACGAGGTGGGCCGTCTGGCGGGCCCGGTCACGGCCCGCGAACTGGCGCGCTATCCCGACCCGTTGGCCCCGGCGACGGCCGCCCGCCGCTCCGGCCTGCCGCCGGTGCATCCCCAGGACGTGGCGGAAGCGGCCGCGAAGCTCGCCACCGACCACGACCTCGTGCTGGTGGAGGGCGCGGGCGGTCTCCTGGTCCGCTTCGACCCGGCGGGCGGCACCCTGGCCGACGCGGCGGCCCTCCTGAACGCCCCGGTCCTCCTGGTCGCCCCGGCCGGCCTGGGCACCCTGAACGCGACGGAACTGACGGCCCGCGAACTGAAGCGCCGCGCACTGGAGTTGACCGGCGTGGTGATCGGCTCCTGGCCCCCCTCCCCCGACCTCGCCACCCGCTGCAACGTCACCGACCTCCCCGAGGTCGCCGGAGCCCCCCTCCTCGGCGCCCTCCCCCAGGGCACCGGCACCCTGCCCCCCGCGGACTTCCGCACCCAGGCCCCGTCCTGGCTGTCCCCCCGCCTGTGGGGGACGTGGGACGCGGACGGGTTCCGGGCGCGGGAAGGGGTGGGGTAG
- the bioB gene encoding biotin synthase BioB — protein sequence MDLLNTLVDKGLRRETPTREEALAVLATSDDDLLDVVAAAGKVRRHWFGRRVKLNYLVNLKSGLCPEDCSYCSQRLGSTAGILKYTWLKPDQASEAAAAGLAGGAKRVCLVASGRGPTDRDVDRVSDTIKAIKDRHEDVEVCACLGLLSDGQAERLRAAGADAYNHNLNTSEATYGDITTTHTYADRVDTVHKAHAAGLSACSGLIAGMGERDEDLVDVVFALRELDPDSVPVNFLIPFEGTPLAKEWNLTPQRCVRILAMVRFVCPDVEVRIAGGREVHLRSLQPLALHLANSIFLGDYLTSEGQAGKADLEMIADAGFEVEGADEVTLPEHRAAAGPGGCGSHAAAGGCGSEGEPAGGGVCGTAEASAPASAEPRTDLVAVRRRGAGTDLAPNA from the coding sequence ATGGACCTGCTGAACACGCTGGTGGACAAGGGACTGCGGCGCGAGACGCCGACGCGCGAGGAAGCGCTCGCCGTGCTCGCCACCTCCGACGACGACCTGCTCGATGTGGTGGCCGCGGCCGGCAAGGTGCGGCGGCACTGGTTCGGCCGCAGGGTGAAGCTCAACTATCTGGTGAACCTCAAGTCGGGCCTGTGCCCGGAGGACTGCTCCTACTGCTCGCAGCGGCTGGGCTCCACGGCGGGCATCCTCAAGTACACCTGGCTCAAGCCCGACCAGGCGTCCGAGGCGGCCGCCGCCGGGCTGGCCGGGGGCGCCAAGCGGGTGTGCCTGGTGGCGTCCGGGCGCGGGCCCACCGACCGGGACGTGGACCGGGTCTCCGACACGATCAAGGCCATCAAGGACCGACACGAGGACGTCGAGGTGTGCGCCTGCCTCGGCCTGCTCTCCGACGGCCAGGCGGAGCGGCTGCGCGCGGCGGGCGCCGACGCCTACAACCACAACCTCAACACCTCCGAGGCGACCTACGGCGACATCACCACCACCCACACGTACGCCGACCGGGTGGACACGGTGCACAAGGCGCACGCGGCCGGTCTCTCCGCCTGCTCGGGGCTGATCGCGGGCATGGGTGAGCGCGACGAGGACCTGGTGGACGTGGTGTTCGCGCTGCGCGAGCTGGACCCGGACTCCGTTCCGGTGAACTTCCTGATCCCGTTCGAGGGCACCCCGCTGGCCAAGGAGTGGAACCTCACCCCGCAGCGCTGCGTGCGCATCCTGGCGATGGTCCGCTTCGTCTGCCCGGACGTGGAGGTGCGGATCGCGGGCGGCCGTGAGGTGCATCTGCGCTCGCTCCAGCCGCTCGCGCTGCACCTGGCCAACTCGATCTTCCTCGGGGACTACCTGACCAGCGAGGGCCAGGCGGGCAAGGCCGACCTGGAGATGATCGCGGACGCCGGGTTCGAGGTGGAGGGCGCGGACGAGGTGACGCTGCCGGAGCACCGTGCGGCGGCCGGCCCGGGCGGGTGCGGGTCGCACGCGGCGGCGGGCGGGTGCGGGTCGGAGGGGGAACCGGCCGGCGGCGGTGTGTGCGGTACGGCCGAGGCTTCCGCGCCTGCCTCTGCCGAGCCGCGCACCGATCTGGTCGCCGTGCGCCGCCGGGGTGCCGGGACGGACCTCGCGCCCAATGCCTGA